In the genome of Candidatus Reidiella endopervernicosa, one region contains:
- the nudB gene encoding dihydroneopterin triphosphate diphosphatase produces MADFKRPESVLVVVSTRQGEVLLLERTHPEGFWQSVTGSLEAGESPAEAAQRELAEETGIKDVEVVDCQQRRCFPILPEWRSRYAPDVSENCEHLFTVQLDQRCAIKLNNDEHCRYLWVDRAEAAGRVSSYTNRDAVLAIVSK; encoded by the coding sequence TTGGCCGACTTCAAGCGTCCCGAATCGGTACTGGTGGTTGTCTCCACCCGCCAGGGTGAGGTGCTGTTGCTGGAGCGTACTCACCCCGAGGGGTTCTGGCAGTCGGTGACCGGTTCGCTCGAAGCGGGTGAGAGCCCCGCCGAGGCGGCCCAACGTGAGCTGGCTGAAGAGACCGGCATTAAAGATGTTGAGGTCGTCGATTGCCAGCAGCGTCGCTGCTTCCCAATCCTTCCCGAGTGGCGTAGCCGCTACGCCCCTGATGTCTCAGAGAATTGTGAACACCTCTTTACGGTGCAACTCGATCAGCGCTGTGCGATCAAACTTAATAACGATGAACACTGCCGCTACCTCTGGGTGGATAGAGCGGAAGCGGCGGGGCGGGTCAGCTCATATACCAATAGAGATGCAGTGTTGGCGATTGTTTCGAAGTAG
- the aspS gene encoding aspartate--tRNA ligase: MRSHYCGQLDDSHVDHEVELCGWVHRRRDHGGVIFIDLRDRDGLAQVVFDPDLADVFATAESVRNEFVLKVKGRVRLRPEGTENPDLPTGKVEILGKELTILNKSETPPFMLNVDDEGVGEEHRLKYRYLDLRRPEMLQRLRFRSKITRVLRNYLDDNGFLDVETPMLTKATPEGARDYIVPSRTHEGQFFALPQSPQIFKQLLMVAGVDRYYQIVRCFRDEDLRADRQPEFTQLDIETSFLDESTIMAMMEGMIRKLFAEVLEVALPDPFPRMSYAEAMERFGSDKPDLRIPLELVSVNDVLADVEFKVFSGPAKDPKGRVAALRLPKGCELSRKEIDDYTKFVGIYGAKGLAYIKVNEVAKGREGMQSPILKFMPDEAITTIMERTGAEDGDLVFFGADQASIVNEALGALRVKLGHDRGLVEHGWKPLWVVDFPMFEWDEKNDRWTSLHHPFTSPNEEHIPLLESDPGACLSRAYDMVLNGTELGGGSMRIYREEVQEQVFRALGIEDEEARDKFGFLLDALKYGCPPHGGLAFGLDRLVMLMTGAKSIRDVMAFPKTQSAACLMTDAPSGVSEAQLKELHIRKRVKPKTAE, from the coding sequence ATGCGTAGCCACTATTGCGGTCAACTCGACGATTCGCACGTCGACCATGAAGTAGAACTCTGCGGCTGGGTACATCGTCGTCGCGACCACGGTGGAGTCATCTTTATCGACTTGCGAGACCGTGATGGTCTGGCGCAGGTGGTCTTCGATCCTGATCTGGCCGATGTCTTTGCAACGGCTGAGAGTGTGCGCAACGAGTTTGTATTAAAGGTTAAGGGCAGGGTTCGCCTGCGTCCTGAGGGGACTGAGAATCCCGACCTGCCGACTGGCAAGGTTGAGATTCTGGGCAAAGAGCTGACTATTCTGAACAAGTCAGAAACCCCTCCCTTCATGCTTAACGTCGACGATGAGGGTGTGGGTGAGGAGCATCGCCTCAAGTATCGCTACCTCGATCTGCGTCGCCCCGAGATGCTGCAGCGTCTTCGTTTCCGTTCAAAGATTACCCGCGTATTGCGTAACTACCTCGATGACAACGGCTTTCTCGATGTCGAGACACCGATGCTGACCAAGGCGACCCCTGAGGGTGCGCGTGATTACATCGTGCCGAGTCGTACTCATGAAGGTCAGTTCTTTGCGCTGCCGCAGTCACCACAGATCTTCAAACAGTTGCTGATGGTGGCCGGTGTCGATCGCTACTACCAGATCGTGCGCTGTTTCCGTGATGAGGATCTGCGCGCCGATCGTCAGCCAGAGTTCACTCAGCTCGATATCGAGACCTCGTTCCTCGATGAGTCGACCATCATGGCGATGATGGAGGGGATGATCCGCAAGCTCTTCGCCGAGGTGCTGGAGGTGGCGCTGCCCGATCCCTTCCCACGCATGTCCTATGCCGAGGCGATGGAGCGTTTTGGTTCCGATAAGCCCGACCTGCGTATCCCGCTGGAGCTGGTCAGCGTTAATGATGTGCTGGCCGATGTTGAATTCAAGGTCTTCTCGGGTCCAGCTAAAGATCCCAAGGGCAGAGTTGCCGCGCTACGCCTGCCCAAGGGTTGTGAGCTGAGCCGCAAGGAGATCGACGACTACACCAAGTTTGTCGGTATCTACGGTGCCAAGGGGCTTGCCTATATCAAGGTTAACGAGGTCGCCAAGGGGCGTGAGGGTATGCAGTCGCCCATCCTCAAGTTTATGCCTGATGAGGCGATCACCACCATCATGGAGCGTACCGGTGCCGAGGATGGCGATCTGGTCTTCTTCGGAGCGGACCAGGCGAGCATCGTCAATGAAGCGCTCGGCGCGCTACGCGTGAAACTGGGCCATGATCGCGGTCTGGTTGAACACGGTTGGAAGCCACTCTGGGTGGTCGACTTCCCGATGTTTGAGTGGGATGAGAAGAACGATCGCTGGACCTCGCTGCATCACCCCTTCACCTCGCCCAACGAGGAGCACATCCCACTGCTCGAGAGCGATCCTGGTGCCTGTCTGTCACGCGCCTACGACATGGTGCTCAACGGTACCGAGCTGGGTGGCGGTTCGATGCGTATCTATCGTGAAGAGGTGCAGGAGCAGGTCTTCCGTGCGCTCGGTATCGAGGATGAGGAGGCCCGTGACAAGTTCGGCTTCCTGCTCGACGCACTCAAGTACGGCTGTCCTCCACACGGTGGACTCGCCTTCGGTCTCGACCGTCTGGTGATGCTGATGACCGGCGCCAAGTCGATTCGCGATGTAATGGCCTTCCCCAAGACCCAGAGTGCCGCCTGTCTGATGACCGATGCACCTTCGGGTGTCAGCGAAGCGCAGCTCAAAGAGCTGCACATCCGTAAACGCGTCAAGCCTAAAACCGCCGAGTAG
- a CDS encoding DUF502 domain-containing protein codes for MFVTLRRYLITGMLVWVPLGVTILVIKLLVDLMDHSLVLLPPEYRPEVLLGFALPGIGALIVLLVVLTTGMLFANLFGRQILSGWESLLGRIPLVRSIYSAVKQLAETMFSDSGQSFRKVLLVEYPRKGLWTLAFQTGTDIGEAQEKTGEDVINIYVPTTPNPTSGFFIMVPKGDVIELEMSVDDGLKMILSMGAVVPEGHEHPVEVAQPPAKP; via the coding sequence ATGTTTGTCACTCTCCGTCGTTATTTAATCACCGGCATGCTGGTCTGGGTACCGCTGGGCGTCACTATTTTGGTGATCAAGCTGCTGGTCGATCTGATGGATCACTCGCTGGTGCTGTTGCCGCCAGAGTATCGTCCTGAGGTGCTGCTCGGATTTGCCCTGCCGGGTATCGGCGCACTGATTGTGCTGCTGGTCGTGCTCACGACCGGTATGTTGTTTGCTAATCTGTTCGGACGCCAAATTCTTAGCGGATGGGAGTCGCTACTGGGGCGTATTCCCCTGGTTCGTTCTATCTACTCGGCGGTGAAACAGCTCGCCGAGACGATGTTCTCCGACTCGGGGCAATCGTTTCGCAAGGTGCTGCTGGTGGAGTACCCACGTAAGGGGCTTTGGACATTGGCCTTCCAGACCGGTACCGATATCGGTGAAGCGCAGGAGAAGACCGGCGAGGATGTGATCAATATCTACGTCCCGACCACTCCCAACCCGACCTCGGGCTTTTTTATCATGGTGCCGAAGGGCGATGTGATTGAGCTGGAGATGAGTGTCGATGATGGGTTGAAGATGATTCTCTCCATGGGCGCGGTGGTGCCAGAGGGGCACGAACACCCGGTTGAAGTTGCGCAGCCCCCGGCCAAGCCGTAA
- a CDS encoding zinc ribbon domain-containing protein — protein sequence MTIPYYEYACQECGHRLEVRQKMSDPLLSDCPACSKPALKKLVSAGSFSVKGGGGSACAAADGAAPSCGAGGCCPSLG from the coding sequence ATCACCATACCCTATTACGAATACGCCTGTCAGGAGTGCGGCCACCGCTTGGAGGTACGCCAGAAGATGAGTGATCCACTGTTGAGCGACTGCCCGGCCTGCAGCAAACCCGCGCTAAAAAAACTGGTCTCAGCTGGCAGTTTTTCGGTCAAGGGTGGCGGTGGTTCGGCCTGCGCCGCTGCAGATGGTGCGGCACCGAGCTGCGGAGCTGGGGGCTGTTGCCCCAGTCTCGGCTAA
- a CDS encoding ABCB family ABC transporter ATP-binding protein/permease: protein MHIRHTDLPSHNRSDLKTIRSLAPFLWDYRGRVALALLALILAKAANVGVPLVLKEVVDTLDSSQHTTLVLPITLLLSYGLLRFASSLFNELRDAVFAKVRHGAMRKVALKALEHLHTLSLRFHLERKTGGVSRDIERGTRSVSSMLNYMVFSILPTLVEILMIASILIFNYSIWFTVVAAAAVVSYITFTFFITEWRMKFRAEMNKMDSQANTQAIDSLINYETVKYFGNEHHELDRYGESMAGWESAAVKSQTSLSALNFGQGSIIATAVTVMMMLAAQGVVDGSMSLGDLVLVNALLIQLFIPLNFLGVVYSQLKHALSDMDLMFELLERKPEIEDRTDAKPLEIGDGTVRFEQVNFSYEPERQILHGVDFVIPTGKKVAVVGPSGAGKSTLSRLLYRFYDINSGSITINGHDLRSVTQQSLRETIGIVPQDTVLFNESVLYNIAYARPDATQDEIIRAARLAHIHDFIDSLKEGYDTVVGERGLKLSGGEKQRIAIARVILKNPRILIFDEATSSLDSQSEQAIIEALREVATNHTTLVIAHRLSTIIDADQILVMRDGTIIERGDHQQLLEANGLYAELWALQQEEQKLEETPAVA, encoded by the coding sequence ATGCATATACGCCACACCGACCTCCCTTCGCATAATCGTAGTGACCTGAAGACAATCCGCTCCCTGGCCCCTTTCCTCTGGGACTACCGTGGCCGTGTTGCGCTGGCTCTGCTGGCACTAATCCTCGCCAAGGCGGCCAATGTCGGAGTGCCGCTGGTATTAAAAGAGGTGGTCGACACCCTCGATAGCAGCCAGCACACCACACTGGTACTGCCAATCACACTGCTGCTCAGCTACGGTCTGCTGCGCTTTGCCAGCTCGCTCTTTAATGAGCTTCGCGACGCGGTCTTCGCCAAGGTGCGTCACGGTGCGATGCGCAAGGTGGCGCTCAAGGCACTCGAACATCTTCACACCCTCTCACTGCGTTTCCATCTGGAGCGCAAGACTGGCGGCGTCTCACGCGATATCGAGCGTGGCACTCGCAGCGTCAGCTCAATGCTCAACTACATGGTCTTCAGCATTCTGCCGACGCTGGTCGAGATCTTGATGATCGCCTCAATCCTGATCTTCAACTACTCGATCTGGTTTACCGTGGTGGCCGCCGCTGCGGTGGTCAGCTACATCACCTTTACCTTCTTCATCACTGAGTGGCGCATGAAGTTCCGTGCCGAGATGAACAAGATGGACTCACAGGCCAATACCCAGGCGATCGACAGTCTGATCAACTACGAGACGGTGAAGTATTTTGGTAACGAACACCATGAACTCGACCGCTACGGCGAGAGTATGGCGGGCTGGGAATCGGCTGCGGTAAAGAGCCAGACCTCACTCTCGGCACTCAACTTCGGTCAGGGAAGCATTATCGCCACCGCCGTCACTGTAATGATGATGCTGGCGGCCCAGGGAGTCGTCGATGGCAGTATGAGTCTGGGTGACCTGGTACTGGTCAATGCACTACTCATTCAACTCTTCATCCCACTCAACTTCCTCGGCGTAGTCTATAGCCAGCTTAAACACGCGCTCTCCGATATGGACCTGATGTTCGAACTACTGGAGCGCAAGCCTGAGATCGAAGACCGTACCGATGCCAAGCCACTGGAGATTGGCGATGGCACAGTCCGCTTTGAGCAGGTCAATTTTTCTTACGAGCCAGAACGGCAGATTCTGCACGGTGTCGATTTCGTGATACCTACCGGCAAAAAAGTCGCCGTCGTTGGTCCGAGCGGAGCCGGAAAATCGACCCTCTCGCGCCTGCTCTACCGTTTCTACGACATCAACAGCGGCAGCATCACCATCAACGGTCACGATCTTCGTAGCGTGACCCAGCAGAGTCTGCGCGAGACCATCGGTATCGTGCCGCAGGATACGGTGCTGTTTAACGAATCGGTTCTCTATAACATCGCCTACGCTCGCCCCGATGCAACGCAGGATGAGATCATCCGTGCTGCAAGGCTCGCCCACATTCACGACTTCATCGACTCGCTCAAGGAGGGTTATGACACCGTGGTAGGTGAACGAGGTCTGAAACTCTCTGGTGGTGAGAAACAGCGCATCGCGATCGCTCGCGTGATCCTGAAGAATCCACGCATCCTGATCTTCGATGAGGCTACCTCCTCACTCGACTCACAGTCAGAGCAGGCAATTATCGAGGCACTACGCGAGGTGGCCACCAACCACACCACGCTGGTGATCGCCCATCGTCTCTCCACCATTATCGATGCTGACCAGATCCTGGTGATGCGCGACGGTACGATTATCGAGCGTGGTGACCACCAGCAACTGCTCGAGGCCAACGGCCTCTACGCCGAGCTGTGGGCTCTGCAGCAGGAGGAACAGAAACTCGAAGAGACGCCCGCCGTGGCCTGA
- a CDS encoding DUF1614 domain-containing protein, with translation MHNRFSQPHLFILLFMLGVLLAIVQLGLVTIAFEKLGLSQTSAFLLLFSSLIGSSINLPLFSIHSEADPDAEPPQLLGLLQLSHIPFNGETIIAVNVGGCLIPLGFTLYLLIHHEINLFSLLAALICVSLICFKISRPISGIGIGMPILVAPISAALFALMLQPEQSAALAYITGTLGVIIGADMLHLKDIRKMPTPVASIGGAGTFDGIFLTGLLAVLLA, from the coding sequence ATGCATAATCGATTCTCACAACCACACCTCTTCATTCTGCTCTTCATGCTTGGCGTACTGCTGGCGATTGTACAGCTTGGCCTGGTCACCATCGCCTTCGAAAAACTGGGACTCTCGCAGACCTCAGCCTTCTTGCTGCTATTCAGCTCACTGATCGGCAGCAGTATCAATCTGCCGCTCTTCTCCATCCACAGCGAAGCCGATCCCGATGCAGAACCACCACAGCTGCTGGGCCTGCTGCAGCTCTCACACATACCCTTTAACGGTGAGACAATCATTGCCGTAAATGTGGGAGGCTGTCTGATACCGCTTGGCTTCACCCTCTACCTGCTAATCCATCACGAAATCAATCTGTTTTCACTACTGGCAGCACTCATCTGCGTATCGTTAATCTGCTTCAAGATCAGCCGCCCGATCAGTGGCATCGGTATTGGCATGCCCATTCTGGTCGCGCCTATCAGTGCCGCACTCTTTGCACTGATGTTGCAACCGGAGCAGAGCGCCGCCCTCGCTTACATTACCGGCACGTTGGGTGTGATTATCGGTGCCGACATGCTGCATCTGAAAGACATTCGAAAGATGCCAACCCCGGTCGCCTCGATTGGTGGTGCGGGCACCTTCGACGGTATTTTTCTCACCGGACTACTCGCTGTACTTCTCGCCTGA
- a CDS encoding HD-GYP domain-containing protein: MFNYQDTLHKLNDLLPLSEKLNFVHGVLRDRFDYIDRIAVTLYDEKTDTLKTFIQSSDGENPMQQYEAKLSEVPLLQEIINQGRPRVVNNLLSIGGTGKLHTQRLVEKGYASSYTMPMSINGSFFGFIFFNSFMEEVLDEEVLHYLDLIGHLISLTVINDLTNIRTLLAAVKTARDMTHQRDLETGTHLDRMAHYSRLIATEIAKERGLSDEFIENVYLFSPLHDIGKIGIPDKILLKPGKLDEEEFEVMKSHAVKGREIIDTMLQEFGLDGLDHIDILRNIAAYHHEAVNGSGYPEGLKDQEIPLESKIIAVADIFDALTSSRPYKEAWDNEVAFNTLRELAGKQLDASCVEALLSNHEKISEIQDKFGEDRFG; encoded by the coding sequence ATGTTTAATTATCAGGACACGCTGCACAAACTGAACGATCTGCTTCCGCTATCGGAGAAGCTTAACTTTGTGCATGGCGTACTACGTGATCGCTTCGACTATATCGATCGTATTGCGGTGACCCTCTATGACGAGAAGACCGACACCCTGAAGACTTTTATTCAGAGCAGTGATGGTGAGAACCCAATGCAGCAATATGAGGCGAAGCTCTCCGAGGTTCCGCTGTTGCAGGAGATCATCAATCAGGGGCGACCCCGCGTGGTAAACAACCTGCTCTCGATCGGCGGTACCGGTAAACTGCACACGCAACGCCTGGTAGAAAAGGGCTACGCCTCGAGCTACACCATGCCGATGTCGATCAACGGTAGTTTTTTCGGTTTCATCTTCTTCAACTCCTTCATGGAGGAGGTGCTTGATGAGGAGGTGCTCCACTACCTCGACCTGATCGGCCACCTGATTTCGCTGACGGTCATTAACGACCTGACCAACATCCGCACCCTGCTCGCTGCGGTTAAAACGGCGCGAGACATGACCCACCAGCGTGACCTGGAGACTGGCACCCACCTCGATCGCATGGCCCACTACTCACGCCTTATCGCCACCGAAATCGCCAAGGAGCGCGGACTCTCCGACGAGTTCATCGAGAATGTCTACCTCTTCTCGCCTCTACACGATATCGGCAAGATCGGTATCCCCGACAAGATCCTGCTCAAGCCAGGCAAACTCGACGAGGAAGAGTTTGAGGTAATGAAGAGCCACGCAGTGAAGGGGCGCGAGATCATCGACACTATGCTGCAGGAGTTCGGTCTCGATGGACTCGATCATATCGACATACTGCGTAACATTGCGGCCTATCACCATGAGGCAGTAAACGGCAGCGGTTATCCCGAAGGGTTAAAGGATCAGGAGATTCCACTCGAGTCGAAAATCATTGCCGTGGCCGACATTTTCGATGCGCTCACCAGCAGTCGTCCCTACAAAGAGGCGTGGGATAATGAAGTCGCCTTCAACACCCTCAGGGAGCTTGCCGGAAAGCAGCTCGATGCCAGCTGCGTTGAAGCACTACTGAGTAACCACGAAAAAATTAGTGAGATTCAGGATAAATTTGGTGAAGACCGTTTTGGTTAG
- a CDS encoding SDR family oxidoreductase — protein sequence MNKKTILITGCSSGIGLCCAKGLAAHGWHVFATARKVEDVEMLKQLNLDGLDALQLDLNSDHSIAAALNEIEQRTGGTLDALFNNGAYGQAGAVEDLSREVLRAQFETNLFGTHELTRRVISIMRSQGHGRIVQNSSVLGLIALPFRGAYNASKFALEALTDTLRLELHDSNIEISLIEPGPVTSRFRANAMKMYQQNIDREASHFFETYQRMEKRLTKVGPAAPFTLPPEAVLKKLIHALESPRPKARYYVTFPTYLFATLKRLLPHRGLDWVLRRVSRGENR from the coding sequence ATGAATAAAAAAACGATCTTAATCACCGGCTGCTCAAGCGGCATCGGACTCTGTTGCGCCAAGGGACTTGCTGCACACGGTTGGCACGTCTTTGCCACTGCACGTAAGGTCGAAGATGTGGAAATGCTCAAGCAACTTAATCTTGACGGTCTGGACGCGCTACAACTCGATCTTAATTCCGATCACTCCATCGCAGCGGCACTCAATGAAATCGAACAGCGCACCGGCGGAACCCTCGATGCGCTCTTTAACAACGGTGCCTACGGACAGGCCGGTGCCGTTGAGGACCTGAGTCGAGAAGTATTGCGTGCGCAGTTCGAAACCAACCTCTTCGGCACCCATGAACTGACCCGCCGGGTAATCTCGATCATGCGCAGCCAGGGACATGGCCGCATTGTGCAGAACAGCTCCGTACTCGGACTCATCGCCCTCCCCTTTCGAGGTGCCTACAACGCCAGTAAGTTTGCACTCGAGGCACTCACCGACACCCTGCGCCTCGAGCTGCACGACAGCAACATTGAGATCTCACTCATCGAACCAGGACCGGTCACCAGTCGCTTTCGCGCCAATGCGATGAAGATGTATCAGCAGAACATCGACCGTGAGGCGAGCCACTTTTTTGAGACCTATCAACGCATGGAGAAACGCCTCACCAAGGTAGGACCGGCTGCTCCCTTCACTCTGCCCCCCGAGGCAGTTCTAAAAAAACTGATTCACGCCCTGGAGAGCCCACGACCGAAGGCGCGCTACTACGTCACCTTCCCCACCTATCTCTTCGCGACACTGAAACGACTACTGCCTCACCGTGGACTGGACTGGGTGCTGCGTCGGGTATCGCGCGGTGAAAATCGCTGA
- a CDS encoding DUF1761 domain-containing protein, which yields MDVLSTMGVYPVLVAAVAGMVLGALWYSPLLFGDQWLRAIGKSQAELGAPLQAMLGSMFAALIAAVAVEYLVVATESYSLLSGATIGALLGVAIVATSMLSDALFSGWGWRLYLI from the coding sequence ATGGATGTGTTATCGACCATGGGTGTCTACCCGGTTCTGGTGGCGGCCGTGGCAGGAATGGTTCTGGGTGCGCTCTGGTACTCGCCGCTACTGTTTGGCGATCAGTGGTTGAGGGCAATCGGTAAGAGCCAGGCGGAGTTGGGTGCGCCTCTCCAGGCGATGCTAGGGAGTATGTTCGCTGCACTTATCGCTGCTGTGGCGGTTGAGTATCTGGTGGTGGCCACAGAGTCCTATTCACTGCTCTCGGGGGCGACTATCGGTGCGCTACTGGGGGTGGCTATCGTTGCTACCAGTATGCTCTCTGATGCTCTTTTCTCCGGGTGGGGATGGCGGCTCTACCTGATTTAG
- the thrC gene encoding threonine synthase, with the protein MNFIETRGNDGKLPLKVSFSEAILNPISSFGGIYSPESLPDLGEAFLGEHLSADYKTLARDVLNAFEIDIDAAVIDEALSLYDAFDDSTNPVPVVKVKDDLYVSELYHGPTRAFKDMALQPFGIVLSSLAQKRNENYLILAATSGDTGPAALETFKNRANVQVACMYPDGGTSDVQRLQMVTEGAKNLKVIGIHGDFDDAQSALKRLLGSDSFKQQLQEKKIYLSAANSVNFGRIIFQTIYHIHSYLELVRQGAIELGEKVYLNVPSGNFGNALGGYYAMQMGLPVEKILIASNNNNVLTEVINTGAYDLRKKSVIATTSPAMDILKSSNIERVLFDLLGAERTRELMKQLDEQKHYQLEADELAKLQAIFTADFCNDSEGKDYIKEAFATGYLMDPHTATCFKAYDTCRDKPLKTIAYSTAEWTKFSPVIANALTGEVDTHDLDALQSIAREAKIEIPAVINDLFSKEIAQSSVIDKESIEAEIHAFL; encoded by the coding sequence ATGAATTTCATCGAAACGCGCGGCAACGACGGCAAACTCCCCCTGAAAGTGAGCTTTTCCGAGGCGATCCTTAACCCGATCTCCTCCTTCGGCGGTATCTACTCGCCCGAGTCACTGCCCGATCTGGGCGAGGCCTTTCTCGGTGAGCACCTATCCGCCGACTACAAGACGCTTGCCCGCGATGTGCTCAACGCCTTCGAGATCGATATCGACGCCGCCGTGATCGACGAGGCGCTGAGTCTCTACGATGCGTTTGATGATTCGACCAATCCAGTACCGGTGGTCAAGGTCAAAGATGACCTCTATGTCAGCGAGCTATACCACGGTCCGACCCGCGCATTTAAGGATATGGCGCTGCAGCCCTTCGGCATTGTGCTCTCCTCATTGGCGCAGAAGCGCAACGAGAACTATCTGATCCTAGCCGCCACCTCCGGCGATACCGGTCCGGCGGCTCTGGAGACCTTTAAGAATCGCGCCAATGTACAGGTCGCCTGCATGTACCCCGATGGTGGCACCTCCGATGTGCAGCGCCTGCAGATGGTGACCGAGGGTGCGAAGAACCTGAAGGTGATCGGTATTCACGGCGACTTCGATGATGCCCAGAGCGCGCTCAAACGCCTGCTTGGCTCCGACAGCTTCAAGCAGCAGCTGCAGGAGAAGAAGATCTACCTCTCCGCTGCCAACTCGGTCAACTTCGGTCGCATCATCTTCCAGACCATCTACCACATCCACTCCTATCTGGAGCTGGTTCGTCAGGGTGCGATTGAGCTGGGTGAGAAGGTCTACCTCAACGTGCCGAGCGGCAATTTCGGCAATGCACTGGGCGGCTACTACGCGATGCAGATGGGGCTACCGGTGGAGAAGATCCTGATCGCCTCGAACAACAACAACGTACTGACCGAGGTGATCAACACCGGTGCCTACGACCTGCGCAAGAAGTCGGTCATCGCCACCACCTCACCGGCGATGGATATCCTCAAATCATCCAATATCGAGCGCGTGCTGTTCGACCTGCTCGGTGCCGAGCGCACCCGTGAACTGATGAAGCAGCTCGACGAGCAGAAGCACTACCAGCTCGAGGCCGATGAGCTGGCCAAGCTGCAGGCAATCTTCACCGCCGACTTCTGTAACGACAGTGAGGGCAAGGATTACATCAAGGAGGCCTTTGCCACCGGTTATCTGATGGATCCACATACAGCGACCTGCTTTAAGGCCTACGATACCTGCCGCGACAAGCCGCTGAAGACGATCGCCTACTCGACTGCCGAGTGGACCAAGTTCTCACCGGTAATCGCCAATGCCCTCACCGGCGAGGTCGATACACACGACCTCGATGCGCTGCAGTCGATCGCCCGCGAGGCGAAGATCGAGATCCCTGCGGTGATCAACGATCTCTTCAGCAAGGAGATCGCCCAGAGCAGTGTGATCGACAAAGAGAGTATCGAGGCGGAGATTCACGCCTTTCTCTAA
- a CDS encoding SAM-dependent methyltransferase, translating to MNGNDPIELMFGGLQKLGPGSDAETRRALSLLPAREWGLVVDAGCGSGRQTLVLAQEIDSIVHAVDNYQPFLDDLNRRAGALGIAGQIETHCFSMETIPEHFRQIDLLWSEGAAYSIGFGNALRCWASAIVSGGYLAVSELSWLEQPMNEREREFFAREYPDMRSVEENVALAEAAGYRLVESFVMPRETWWEGYYELLEPRARRLVAHADPEIRLFAEQTVEEVEVFKQSKGSYGYLFLLLQRR from the coding sequence ATGAACGGCAATGATCCTATTGAGCTTATGTTTGGCGGCCTGCAGAAGCTTGGGCCGGGCAGTGATGCAGAGACACGTCGAGCACTCTCACTGCTACCTGCCAGAGAGTGGGGTTTGGTGGTTGATGCGGGGTGCGGAAGCGGCCGGCAGACACTGGTGCTGGCTCAGGAAATCGATTCGATTGTTCATGCCGTCGATAACTACCAGCCCTTCCTCGACGATCTGAATCGACGCGCTGGCGCGCTGGGGATTGCCGGACAGATCGAGACGCACTGCTTTAGCATGGAGACGATTCCTGAACACTTCAGGCAGATCGATCTGCTCTGGTCGGAGGGTGCGGCTTACAGTATTGGTTTCGGCAACGCGCTACGTTGTTGGGCGAGTGCGATCGTGTCGGGCGGCTATCTGGCGGTGAGCGAACTTTCATGGTTGGAGCAGCCCATGAACGAACGGGAGCGTGAATTCTTCGCGCGTGAATATCCCGATATGAGATCGGTTGAAGAGAATGTCGCGCTGGCCGAGGCCGCCGGCTATCGACTCGTTGAATCTTTTGTCATGCCACGGGAGACGTGGTGGGAGGGGTATTACGAGTTGCTGGAGCCACGAGCGCGGCGGCTTGTAGCACATGCCGATCCTGAGATTCGTCTCTTTGCCGAGCAGACGGTTGAAGAGGTCGAGGTTTTCAAACAGTCGAAAGGGAGTTACGGCTACCTCTTTCTGCTGTTGCAGCGCCGGTAG
- a CDS encoding DUF3391 domain-containing protein produces the protein MIKKIPASNLKSGMYIHDLNCGWMSHPFLQKRFLIKDESRIEKIIDAGISEVYIDTNLGDDIDQQVSHGQIQSLEEVEQSIDSEIEKLTATPDTPQPPTPLQEELNVAQRLNQEAREMTKRVLDRVAQGEPIETEPVETVARPLLR, from the coding sequence GTGATCAAGAAGATTCCCGCATCTAATCTGAAATCGGGCATGTATATTCACGATCTGAACTGCGGCTGGATGTCGCACCCGTTTCTTCAGAAACGCTTTCTGATCAAGGATGAGTCTCGGATCGAGAAGATCATTGATGCCGGAATCAGTGAGGTCTACATCGACACCAATCTGGGTGACGACATCGACCAGCAGGTCAGTCACGGGCAGATACAGAGCCTCGAAGAGGTTGAGCAATCGATCGACAGTGAGATTGAGAAGCTCACCGCCACTCCCGACACCCCACAACCGCCGACCCCACTACAAGAGGAACTGAATGTCGCACAACGCCTCAACCAGGAGGCGCGAGAGATGACCAAGCGTGTGCTTGACCGTGTCGCTCAGGGTGAGCCAATTGAGACCGAACCGGTGGAGACAGTGGCGCGGCCACTACTTCGATGA